A genomic segment from Paraconexibacter algicola encodes:
- the rplW gene encoding 50S ribosomal protein L23: protein MDPSQVIIRPVVSEKSYVLASADKYTFRVHADAHKTQIKQAIEVLFDVKVVGVHTMSVKSKPKRRGISRGRTREWKKAIVQVRPGDSIPIFQGLQGLEG from the coding sequence ATGGATCCGAGCCAGGTCATCATCCGCCCGGTCGTCAGCGAGAAGAGCTACGTGCTCGCGTCGGCCGACAAGTACACCTTCCGCGTCCACGCGGATGCCCACAAGACGCAGATCAAGCAGGCGATCGAGGTCCTCTTCGACGTCAAGGTGGTCGGCGTCCACACGATGAGCGTCAAGTCCAAGCCCAAGCGCCGCGGCATCTCGCGCGGCCGCACGCGGGAGTGGAAGAAGGCCATCGTGCAGGTGCGTCCCGGGGACTCCATCCCGATCTTCCAGGGCCTGCAGGGCCTGGAGGGGTAG
- the rplB gene encoding 50S ribosomal protein L2 gives MPVRKPKPTSPGLRFVTYPDFAEITKTEPERTLVEGLKKSGGRNSNGRKTARHRGGGAKRLYRKIDFKRTRDGIPAKVAAIEYDPNRTAYIALLHYVDGVKAYILAPARLKVGMTVVSGPDADIAVGNCLPLANMPTGTVIHNVELQPGRGGQLGRSAGTSIQLMAKDGDLATLRLPSGEMRQVRTECRATVGVIGNADHQNVKIGKAGRKRHMGVRPQTRGTAMNPVDHPHGGGEGSTTPGRHPVTPWGVPTLGYRTRKKNKASDRYIVRGRRRGKGKR, from the coding sequence ATGCCCGTACGCAAGCCCAAGCCCACCAGCCCCGGCCTCCGGTTCGTCACGTACCCGGACTTCGCCGAGATCACGAAGACCGAGCCCGAGCGCACGCTCGTCGAGGGTCTGAAGAAGTCCGGTGGCCGCAACTCCAACGGTCGCAAGACCGCGCGTCACCGCGGCGGCGGAGCCAAGCGGCTCTACCGCAAGATCGACTTCAAGCGCACCCGTGACGGGATCCCCGCCAAGGTCGCCGCGATCGAGTACGACCCGAACCGCACCGCCTACATCGCGCTGCTGCACTACGTCGACGGCGTCAAGGCCTACATCCTCGCCCCGGCGCGGCTGAAGGTCGGCATGACGGTCGTGTCGGGCCCCGATGCGGACATCGCCGTCGGCAACTGCCTGCCGCTGGCGAACATGCCCACGGGTACCGTCATCCACAACGTCGAGCTGCAGCCCGGCCGCGGCGGTCAGCTCGGCCGCTCCGCCGGCACCTCGATCCAGCTGATGGCGAAGGACGGGGACCTCGCGACCCTGCGCCTGCCGTCCGGCGAGATGCGCCAGGTCCGCACGGAGTGCCGCGCGACCGTCGGCGTCATCGGCAACGCCGACCACCAGAACGTCAAGATCGGCAAGGCCGGCCGCAAGCGTCACATGGGCGTCCGCCCGCAGACGCGCGGCACCGCCATGAACCCCGTCGACCACCCGCACGGTGGTGGCGAGGGCTCGACGACCCCCGGTCGTCACCCGGTGACCCCGTGGGGCGTCCCCACGCTGGGCTACCGCACCCGCAAGAAGAACAAGGCGTCCGACCGCTACATCGTGCGCGGCCGTCGCCGTGGGAAGGGCAAGCGCTAG
- the rpsS gene encoding 30S ribosomal protein S19, with product MSRSSKKGPFVEERLMARIDKMNEGTKKTMVKTWSRTSTIFPEMVGHTIAVHDGRKHVPVFVSESMVGHKLGEFAPTRTYRGHAGSGKVR from the coding sequence ATGTCTCGCTCCAGCAAGAAGGGCCCGTTCGTCGAGGAGCGCCTCATGGCGCGCATCGACAAGATGAACGAGGGCACGAAGAAGACCATGGTGAAGACCTGGTCCCGGACCTCGACGATCTTCCCGGAGATGGTCGGGCACACGATCGCCGTGCACGACGGGCGCAAGCACGTCCCCGTGTTCGTCAGCGAGTCCATGGTCGGGCACAAGCTCGGCGAGTTCGCTCCCACCCGTACGTACCGTGGCCACGCCGGCTCGGGGAAGGTCCGATGA
- the rplV gene encoding 50S ribosomal protein L22 — translation MIDENEKPDEGTEDSGTPVEAEAAAEDTTTTDEVAESPAEATADDTPAEPTEQEPVAEATDTADEADEDEDDAPAVAAPAPHVQKTKPRAADGELQLVRAQAKYVRTSARKARLVCDHLRGKSVEEARAILAHANRNVAQDWSKLLESAVANAEHNHELIGEDLKIHAIYADEGPTLKRFRPRAMGRATQIRKRTSHLSIALTPKEQ, via the coding sequence ATGATCGACGAGAACGAGAAGCCCGACGAGGGCACCGAGGACAGCGGGACGCCGGTCGAGGCCGAGGCCGCCGCAGAAGACACCACGACGACCGACGAGGTCGCCGAGTCTCCTGCTGAGGCCACCGCCGACGACACCCCCGCGGAGCCCACCGAGCAGGAGCCGGTCGCCGAGGCGACCGACACCGCCGACGAGGCCGACGAGGACGAGGACGACGCTCCCGCCGTCGCCGCCCCGGCTCCCCACGTCCAGAAGACCAAGCCCCGCGCCGCCGACGGCGAGCTGCAGCTCGTCCGCGCGCAGGCCAAGTACGTCCGCACCTCCGCGCGCAAGGCGCGGCTGGTCTGCGACCACCTCCGCGGCAAGTCCGTCGAGGAGGCCCGCGCGATCCTCGCGCACGCCAACCGCAACGTCGCGCAGGACTGGAGCAAGCTGCTCGAGTCGGCGGTCGCCAACGCGGAGCACAACCACGAGCTGATCGGCGAGGACCTGAAGATCCACGCCATCTACGCCGACGAAGGCCCCACCCTCAAGCGGTTCCGCCCCCGTGCCATGGGGCGCGCGACCCAGATCCGGAAGCGCACGAGCCACCTCTCGATCGCGCTGACGCCGAAGGAGCAGTAG
- the rpsC gene encoding 30S ribosomal protein S3, whose amino-acid sequence MGQKVHPESMRVGYIHDWKSNWFNEKLFADYLAEDVAIRKHIVGKLSHAGLSHITIRKDANEVEVNINTARPGIVIGKSGSEVDALRKDLHRITNKQVKVNILEIKRPELDANLVAQSIAEQLRNRVAFRRAMKRALTSAMRSGAKGCKVQVSGRLGGAEMARTESYSDGRVPLHTMRADIDYGFFEAVTTFGRIGVKCWINKGEIMPEGFTGVDLTDLDGPSTRQDDRDGRGRNDRDGRGRGRGRGGQGGRGGQGGGPGGFGGGRGGGRGGQGGGFGGRGGGPGRGGQGGGGGRGPQGGR is encoded by the coding sequence ATGGGTCAGAAGGTCCATCCCGAGTCCATGCGCGTGGGGTACATCCACGACTGGAAGAGCAACTGGTTCAACGAGAAGCTGTTCGCGGACTACCTCGCCGAGGACGTCGCGATCCGCAAGCACATCGTCGGCAAGCTCTCCCACGCGGGCCTCTCGCACATCACGATCCGCAAGGACGCCAACGAGGTCGAGGTGAACATCAACACCGCGCGCCCGGGCATCGTGATCGGCAAGTCCGGCAGCGAGGTCGACGCCCTGCGCAAGGACCTGCACCGGATCACCAACAAGCAGGTCAAGGTCAACATCCTCGAGATCAAGCGTCCGGAGCTCGACGCGAACCTCGTGGCCCAGTCGATCGCCGAGCAGCTGCGCAACCGCGTCGCGTTCCGGCGCGCGATGAAGCGCGCGCTCACCAGCGCGATGCGCTCCGGCGCCAAGGGCTGCAAGGTCCAGGTCTCGGGCCGCCTCGGCGGCGCGGAGATGGCCCGCACCGAGTCCTACTCCGACGGTCGCGTCCCGCTGCACACGATGCGCGCGGACATCGACTACGGCTTCTTCGAGGCCGTCACGACCTTCGGCCGCATCGGCGTGAAGTGCTGGATCAACAAGGGCGAGATCATGCCCGAGGGCTTCACCGGCGTGGACCTCACGGACCTCGACGGCCCGAGCACGCGCCAGGACGACCGTGACGGTCGCGGGCGCAACGACCGTGACGGTCGCGGCCGTGGCCGCGGGCGCGGCGGTCAGGGCGGCCGTGGCGGCCAGGGCGGAGGCCCCGGCGGCTTCGGCGGCGGTCGCGGCGGAGGCCGTGGCGGTCAGGGCGGCGGCTTCGGCGGTCGCGGCGGAGGCCCCGGCCGTGGTGGCCAGGGCGGCGGAGGCGGGCGTGGCCCGCAGGGAGGTCGATAG